DNA from Heterodontus francisci isolate sHetFra1 chromosome 32, sHetFra1.hap1, whole genome shotgun sequence:
CATTTAAGTCTTAAGCATTGATatatacagtaaaagctttgttatctagTACTTTAACAACGGCAAAGTTCGATTATCcgctccctgaccagtatccaTTTCTACTCCATTTGTGGTATTTAACAACAATtttgacataaatgtagggggcgtgatcaagaagtttgcatacgacacaaagattggccgtttggtagatagcaaggaggaagctgtaggctgcaggaagatattgatggtctggtcagatgggcagaaaagtggcaaatggtattcaacccagagaagtgtgaggtgatgcatttggggaggtcaaacaaggcaaaggaatatacaattaacggaaaaatactgagaagtgtagaggaagtgagggaccttggagtgaatgtccacagatccccgaaggtagcaggacaggtcgataagtggttaagaaggcatatggaatcctttgctttattagccaaggaaaagaatacaagagcagggaggttatgctggaattgtataaatcattggtttggccacaactcgagtactgtgtgcagttctggtcacctcattacagaaaggatgtaatcggaaaaaattgcactagagagggtacagaggagatttacgaggatgttgccaggactggaaaattgagctatgaggaaagattagataggctggggctgttctccttggaacaaagtaggccgaggggagatttgattgaaatgtacaaaattttgaggggcctggatagagtggatgtgaagggcctattcatcttagcagagacaagggggcatagatttaaagtgattggtagaaagatttgaGCGGAATTGAGAAAagttttttttacccagaggatggtgggggtctggaactcactgcctgaaagggtagttgaggcagaaaccctcaactcattcaaaaggagtcaagtgccgtaatctgcagggctacggaccaaatcctggaaagtgggattagaccagGCGGATCATTTTtcgaccggcacagacatgatggcctctttctgtgctgtaaactttgtaCAATTCCAGAGACATTCTCTGCCTCCCCTGCATTTTGGGACAGTCtcttgtcagtcaaaccccccacctgccaagactgaggcacacattacgttgccacatgaacattaaacttaaaattgcaagacgctgactggaaggacatttgtatagtacTAGGACTTTTCtggccctatctgcatgtttatgtcacgtgtgcatgctagcatgacatcatatatccataggtgtgaactgtattagagtttatgtttaacaaATTTCATCTTCTGAAAACCAAAGTCTGTTTGTGCTAATTTTTTTTACTTATAATTGGAACGTTGCGAACAAGGATCACAAAGGggtagctcaaaacacagtgtgtttaaaattaaaccctcttgtaataagacaaggtgaagatagtaacagacacctttcgcacctggtcgtaacactctgcCCTTGGCTTTTTGAGATTCGGGCCAGAGGGAAGTAGTGAAAGCCGCAGCTGGGAGTTGATCTTGTTGTTGGCTGTGATCTCGCTGTTCAGATTATCTCCTGGCCCCGCACTCAGTATGTCTGCGGCCTGCGAGCCCCGGGCTTGACTAACCCGCCTCCCCCTCAACTGCCGGAACCGCGCTCGCTGCCTCAGGTCCTGCCAGCCGCGCATGCTCAGCGCATACCGCCCGGCTGATTGGTGCGGCTCCGGACCAATAGGAAGAGCGGGGGCGGGCCTGCGCACAGAGCAGGCGGTGgatcctgcaatcaatcacccggaCATTGCGAGCGGGAGCTCAAGTACCGAGTGCGCAAGCGCAATGCCCAACTGTGTTTGGTGTTGGCAATGGAGAGATGGTTGAGTCGCATCTGCAGCCGGTAAGCGGCGGCGGAGGGAGCGATGGTGACGGCGGGTGGGtgcgaggcttcagaaacacccagTGTAGGCCTCAACACTCCCAATAAGAAGTTCCCGGTTCCGCGATTGCACCGAGCGGGGGcagcagctgcggggcttctcccggtgacagatCCGGTTAACGGCCGCCagctttccagctcttttggaggaactaaggattaataaactgtaacatcaaaggacaaaactttaaaggaaacttagctcCGTTATAAAGGGgtttgggggaggagggggaaccattcgggacacagcacagggcaggaggttaccccctccccaactccctggttccacaaagactacccttggactgggccacaccggggcagggctggctcaaggtgcaggaagctgctaggctgagctgtggactgggaggagttgggggtttgactgacaggcctggggagggggatatcagggcaggtacacacactgcttccccttttcctcctgggatgttttactggagtcgtgttggtgagtgtttctaaactctgtctccctatcccagtaatgtaggtggattgaaggttgctgtgagtgttagaCTATATTGCCTCTCCGCATTCTTCCTCCTCCCACTTCGAGTTCTGGGCTGCAGCAGCTCGATgtgcctgaaaggttaactctgtttctctctccacagatgttgtctgacctgctgagtatttccaacattttgtccttttagttcagatttccagcatctgcaatattttgcttttgttttattgcagatGTTGTTCACAGAACTCAGTGGAGAAACACAGATGAAGAGCTGGTTTGTTTCGGGATGTGGAAGTTGATCCCTGACTTTCTGTGTAGGTCTTTTTcttgcatcagtttgagctggagtggagatggaggaaaAGCTGCTGGGTTTATCCCTGAGCACTTCTGAGCCCAGTCAAACCCagcaatttccaatgtgagactgtcgAGGAAGGTAAATGCCATGGGAAATGaggttaccagattcattcagctcaatttcacaacctgcctttttgTTCTTGTGGGTCCTCTCACACTTCGTTTTTTCTGTTTTATCTCAATCTCACAGGGAtttagaagaggaggatttgcagctgggaaactcaaaccaaacatcgcATCAGGGTCTGAAGGAGTCACCCAATTTAACCTAACCTGAATATCACAGcattttgaacatggaaggaaaaagcaccaTTCACAGCGTGGAGAAACCgtacatgtgttctgtgtgtggacgaggcttcagtcGATCATCTGGCCTGTTGAAACataagtgcagtcacactgggaagaaatcATGTAAATATGGGGCCCTTGGGAAGGGATTTAATTATCCAGTTGAGGTAAAAACTCATCCACgcagtcacaccctggagaggctgttcacttgctccgtgtgtgggaagggattcactaaatcATCCAACCtcctgacacaccagcgaattcacactggagagaggccattcatctgctctgtttgtgggaagggattcactcagtcatccaacctgctgatgcaccagcgagttcacactggagagaggccattcatctgctctgtgtgtgggaagggattcactaaatcAAGCGACCTtcggacacaccagcgagttcacactggagagaggctgttcacctgctctatgtgtaggaagggattcactcagtcatcccacctgctgacacatcagcgagttcacactggggagaggccattcacctgctccgaatgtgggaagggattcactaattcatctgatctgctgagacaccagcgagttcacactggggagaggccgttcacctgctccgagtgtggcaagggattcgctcagtcatccaacctgctaacacaccagcgagttcacactggggagaggccattcacctgctccaagtgTGAGAAGGTATTCACTAATTCATCCTACCTCCTgaagcaccagcgagttcacaatgggaagaggccattcacctgctctgtgtgtgggaagggattcattaaaTCAAGCGAACTTCTGcttcaccagcgagttcacactggggagagaccgttcacttgcttcgagtgtgggaagggattcgctcacTCATCCCACTTGCTGACACACCACagagttcacactgacgagagaccttttaaatgtctggACTGTGAGAATTGCTATAAAAGTTCtgctgaactgatgtcccatcaacatGTTCACACAGATGAGAGACCATTCAGGTGCTCTCGCTGTGGGACTGGGTTCAGACGATTAAGCCACCTTActgtacaccagcgagttcacactggggagaggccattcacctgctctgtgtgtgggaagaacTTTGCTCAGTCATCCACCTTGCTGAGACATcggcaagttcacactggggagagaccttttaaatgtccagactgtgggaattgctataaacgtTCTGGGGCTCTaatgtcccatcaacgtgttcacactgacgagagaccgttcaggtgctctcactgtgGGACTGGATTCAAGCGATCAGGtgacctcactgtacaccagcgcattcacactggggagaggccgttcacctgctccatgtgtgggaagggattcagtcactCATCCactctgctgagacaccagcgagctcACAAGTAACTACAGTGATTGGATTCTCCTGTAAATCACATGCAGCACTGAACTATGTTCATTGGGGTCTGTTTCTGCtgataaactccagcccagttataggGGTTAATATTCTGGATGAATGTCAAATAAATCCGCTTTTTGTTAAACACATAGTGTGTCAAGTCTTTTTAATATCTCGAAAACAAGTTATTTCCTTTTGAAgtgctctccctctccccatcacctCCTTCAGCTCTAACAATAACTGCGagaagctcatggatttctttgagaggagggggagttgcactattgattagggaggacatccaggggggaatgtccagcgaggccatatgggtagaacttagaaataagaaaggggtgatcactttgatgggattatactaaaggccccccaatagtcagagggaagtggaggagcatatatggagggaaatcacagataggtgtaggaattatagggttgtaatagtaggtgattttaacttccctaatattgactgggactgccttagtgctaagggatcagatggggaagaatttaagtgtgtccaggatagttttctgaagcagtatgtggatggcccgactagagaaggggctacactcgacctcctcttaggaaatgaggctgggcaggtggttgatgtgtcagtgggggagcactttgggaccagtgaccataactctattagcttcaagatagttatggaaaaggataggactggtcctcaggttgaagtcctaaattgggggaaggctaattttgatggcatcagacaggaactttcaaaagttgaatggcagaggctgtttacaggtaaagggacgtctggcaagtgggaggcttttaaaggtgagataggaagagttcagggccggcatgttcctgttagatggaagggcaaggctggcaagtttagggaaccttggttgacgagggatattgagggtctggtcaggacaaagaaggaggcatatgtcaggtataggcagctgggatcaagcgaatctctcgaggagtataggggatgtaggactatacttaagaaggaaattaggagggcgaaaaggggccatgaggtttccctggcagataagataaaggagtatcctaaaagattctataagtatattaagagtaaaagggtagctagggagagagtaggttcccttaaggatcagtgtggtaatctatgtgtggagccacgagaaatgggcgtggtcttaaatgaatatttcttgtctgtatttaccatggagaaggtcatggaagctagtgagttcaagggagggaacagcgatatcctggagtgtatcaacattacaaaggaggaggtgttggaggctttgaagtgcattaaggtggataaatccccagggcctgaccaggtgcatcctaggattctatgggaagcaagggaggagattgctggggccctggcagagatttttgtatcatcgttagccacgggtgaggtaccggaagactggaggatagctaatgttgtgcttttatttaagaagggcagcagggataagccagggaactacaggccggtgagccttacatcagtggtgggaaagttattggaagggattctgagagacaggatttatgtgcatttggaaaggcatggtctgattagggatagtcagcatggctttgtgcgtgggaaatcctttctcacgaatttgattgagtttttcgaggagatgaccaagaggattgaagagggcagggcaatggacgttgtctacatggactttagcaaggcctttgacaaggtcccgcatggtaggctggtccagaaggttcgaacacatgggatccagggtgagctagcaaattggatacaaaattggcttggtgataggaggcagagggtggtagtggagggttgtttttcagattggaggccggtgaccagtggtgtgccgcagggatcggtgctgggccctctgttgtttgtcatatatattaatgacttggatgtgaatgtagggggcatgattagtaagtttgcagatgacaccaaaattggtggtatagtggacagtaaagAGGGTTGTCTCGggttacaataggatatagatcaaGTGGGaaagggattgacaaatggaatttaatgcagacaagtgtgaaatgatgcattttgggaagttaaaccagggcaggacacatacagtgaatggcagggccctggggagtgttgttgagcagagagaccttggggtgcaagtacatagttccctgaaagtggcaacacaggtagacagggtggtgaagaatgcgtatggcatgcttgccttcatcagctgaggcattgagtacaagagttgggacatcatgttacagttgtacataacgttggttaggccgcatttggagtactgtgtgcagttctggtcgccgcactacaggaaaaatgtgattaagctagagagggtgcagaaaagattcacatggatgttcctggtttggaaggcttgagttataaagagaaattggataggctgggtctgtattccctggagcgaaggaggctgagaggggacatgatagaggtatataaaattatgagaggtatagatggggtagatagccagagtctgtttcccatggtaggggtgactaaaactagagggcatagatttaaggtgagagggaggaggtttcaaggggatcaaaggggtaaatttttcacacaaataatagtgggtatctggaatgagctgccagaggaggtggaggaggcaggaacagtagcaacatttaagaggcatctggacaggtacttgaatgagcaaggtatagagggatatggaattaatgcaggcaagtgggatttagtatagataggcattatggtcagcatggatgcggtgggccgaagggcctgtttctatgctgtatgattgtaTGACTCTCGTAAGATTGAgatcatccgatcagctgcctctgctgcttcccaccCTTCCACTAACCCACCAGGCCAAACTGCCTCTAAAGATCCCCCTTGCCTGAGCCCTGaacccacatctttctctagtttctctgtttctcttccatgccctctctgagctcattgtgtccatgagacccacctcctgctcccttgaccctattcccactaaaatgCCAACTTTCCCATGTTCTCTggaattgttaatggttctctctcttcagatactgttcctctctgttttaaatctgccatcatcactcccTCCTCGAAAAACAACCCTTGGCCCCACTGTCCTTGAAAACTCCAACCTCctattcctctccaaaatccttgaatgttTTGTGgtttccaaatccatgcccatctttcttggaactccatgtttaatctgtccaatcaggtttctgtccctgccaaaGTACATAAATGGCTCTtatgaaagtcacaaatgacatcctatgtaactgtgacaaaagtagactatccctcctcatccttcttgacctgtctacagcctctccactgttgtccagcttggTGGGACTGCACCCTCCTCCTTCCATTCTTACCGATCGAATCATATCCAAAGTATCACATGGAATGGCTTCTATTCCCACTCCTGCACAGTTACGTCTGGTGTCCTCTAATGACCTATCcttgggcccctcctatttctcatcgacatgctgccctCAATAGCACCATCTGacaacacagtgttagttttcacatgtatactgatCTCACCCAGCTCTACATACCAGCATCTCTCTCGActaaattatcacactgcttgtctgatatccagtggtggatgagcagaaagttcctccaattaaatattgggaagactgaagccattgtcttaggTTCCCACTCCACAATCCATTTCCTAGCCTCCAACTTCATCCCTCTCTCTAGCAACTGAGACTAAACCAGATGTTTTGTAACCTTAGTGCCCTAtttaaccccaagatgagcttccgaccacatatccgtgcTATCACTAAGACCACCAATTTCCACCTCTCTAACGTTGgctaactctgcccctgcctcagctcatctgctgttgaaaccctcatctatgcctttgttgcctctagacttgattattccaatgcactcttggccggcctcccacattctacccttcataaacctgaggtcatccaaaactctgctgcctgtgtcctaacacatcaaattctgttcacctctcacccttgtgctcactggacgacattggcttctggtcaagcaatgcttcgattttaaaattatcTTTGTTTTCAATCTCTGCgtagccttgctcctccctatctctgtaatctcctccagccctacaaccctccgcgaTATCTGCCCTCTTCCAATCTGGCCTCTAGTGCATCCATTATTttgtttgctccaccattggtggctgtgctttcagctgcctggttcctaagttctggaatttcctccataaaactctccatctctctccctctttctccttttaGATGCTGCTTCAAATTTatctctttaatcaagcttttggtcatctgtcctaattttGTCTTATGTGTCttacatcaaattttgtttgataacttcttgggatgttttaatatgttCAAATAcaatatgaaagcaagttgttggatgTGATTAACAACAGCAATAACGGCAGAATCCAACCCCTACAGTGACGTGTGAGCTCACTAGTATATTTTAATGAATGGATAAGCGAATGAATCCCTTCtcccacacggagcaggtgaacagcctttcCCGAGTGTGAACAGCTTGGTGCGTCAGAAGTTTgcctaactgagtgaatcccttcccacacatggagcaggtgaatggcctctctccagtatGACTGAGCAGATGAGATTCCAGTTCTGATGGGTAAATGAATCCTTTTCCACAGTCCCCTCATTTCCAGTTTCTCTGTGGTGTGGGTGTTCtccgtctctccaggttggatgatcagttgaagtctCATCCACATGCAGAACACATGTatggtttctccccactgtgaatagcggattttttttttcaggctgtgtaactggttaaagctctttccacagtcagtgcactggaacactctcactcaggtgtgtgtctctcactgcttttccagtcacactgatgtttgattcttttcccacagacaaaacagacaaacatttctccttccacattcgaaggccgatgatattcagatctTGAAGAACTGAGTGACTCTGTCTGATCCTGATGATAGGATTGGTTTGAgtttcccatctgcaaatcctccctttctaataccctgtaaaagcagtttacaaaagtcatcactgtcagtgcaggatagaaattcagaacagacaattctagtttctatggaacattctttcctctcttgttcctcaAAACTATAAAGTCCCatcccactctccctcctccctgtgctgaaatcaaaGCACAACACACCATCTCCGATATCTTTCCTTTCGATCAACTTTTCTCCctcccctcaaggtgctgactctggctaggttcagttctacactcactggttcccctctccttCCTGAGGGTGCTCACTCTGACTGGGTTTTAATTTATTTCACAAACGCAAATCCCTGGAGCCAAGTGATAGCCTCTtcatttgctgagtttaaggtgattggtctgCCAGAtagtctgtagaggggacactcctcggtaatgtgcagcattgtttgtgtctctccacaaatgcataaggggtttgtactgaggccccagtGGTGGAGGTTGGCTGTGCAGGGGCCCTGGTTTGTGCTGAACCTGTTTACCAAGGCCCACTCTTGGCccggtagttcaaagcctgccattcgacaGAGGGGATTTGACACAAGGAACTTGTTAATGACTTCctgtgtttcccattccttgatccaaaggatgtcagTTGGTAGATCTTGAtcaggaaggttgctccatatgAGGCTCCGAGATAGAGGTgggcagtaggtggattgaacatgccattatggagtggtaagtgaggtgcagcaTGGATGGTTTCAACCGGCTTGTGGGTTTTCGTCAGTTGGCGGATGTGTGGGGGAGTGATgtttgtgagggaggggtgttgagcaCAGGGTTCCAGTAATGATGTGTATTGTTGCATTTAAttgagtatcaacaagatgtgtGTGTGATGACCTATGCCAGACAGGTGCACAGCACTCTGCTGCTGAGTGTGATAGGGCAAGTGCTGAGGTCCGGAGTGTTGTGGGAGCAACGTCCCACTTAGATCCAGCAAGTTTGGTTCACAGGTTGTTGCTGGTTTTGacctttgctgctgttttcttcagattcTCCCAGAAGGACAAAGTCCTATCCAGAGTCACTCCCAAGTCTGTTGGATTGGGATCATGTTTTAGTCTCTGACCATCCATGTAGATATGCAATTCTTTTTTGACACAGGCATTGTGGAGATGGAATAAACGGGATATGGTTTTAGAGGGATTCACTGCAAGACGCCATGTGCTGCAGTAGTGGGTCAAATTTGTAACATCTTCGTTAAGGATCTGGTCCAGAATGCAGAACGATGCAGCTTGGGTGGCACAACAGATGTCATCAGCACCGATGAGCTTGCGAGACGTGATTGTTGTCAGGTCATTTGTATATATGTTGAACAGCATTGGGGCTAGCACTGTGCCCTATGATAGTCCATTGGCCAGTCTTCTCCATGCATTTCTCCCTTGTCCAAGGTGGTCTCTAAATCGTCTGTTGTGAAGAAATGTTTCTACAACTGTCCTAACCCAGGGTGGAAGCACTCTGGACAGCTTTAGGAGCAGGTCAATGTGCTACACTGTATCACAGGTAGCTGTGAGGTCCAGTAGCACTCTGCCCATCTTCAGGTTCTTTTGGAAGCCATTTTCCATGTAGGTGGAGTGCCAGAACTTGATTACACGTTCTGCGCTCCTCACGGAAACCAGCTTGGTCGACATTAAGGATGGTCTCTACTTCCGGAGATATGCGTTGCAGGATAAGATGCTCAAAGATTTTAAAGCACACAGAAAGTAGTGAAATCGGTCGATAGCTGGTCACCAGTGTGAGATCTTTTCCAGGTTTTGGAATTGCAATGCTTTGTTATATGCCACACTTTCAGGAGTGCGTTTGAGCTGATAATTCACATGTAGAACTGAGTGAGCCAGGCACAATCATGGGGGACAAGTTGCTGCAAGAATTCTGGTACAATGTTGTCAGATCCCACTGCTTTGCCACATTTCAGGCCCCTTAATGCTTTCTCCAGTTCTATGATCTTGAAGGGATGAAGACTGCCATGCTCTGCATGTTGCTGACATTGTTTTTTCAGTTCATTACAGATGATGTGTTTTGTTTTCTTTTCCAATGATGTCCTCGCTACATGGAGCAGATGATTAGAAACTTGGTTCAGGTTGACTGATGGGCGATTCAGTGCAGGTGATATTTGGGCTGCTCCAAGGCGGCGAATCAGGCTCCAGTATTCCGACTGGAATGAGTGAAATTGAGCCCTGCTGTCGTTTCCTCCCATCTGGTGCAGCATGCAGCACTGAGAGACTCGATGAGGTGGTCTGCTATATCAGGGTCACCAGGTGACTCGTATTCCTTTAGGAGTTCTGCGCTCTCTGTATCAAGGCATGGGATATGGATGGGTCGGTTGCCATAAGGGTTGGCTGTGCAAGCAGCTTTGTGAATGGCACCACAAAAGG
Protein-coding regions in this window:
- the LOC137347831 gene encoding zinc finger protein 229-like, with translation MEGKSTIHSVEKPYMCSVCGRGFSRSSGLLKHKCSHTGKKSCKYGALGKGFNYPVEVKTHPRSHTLERLFTCSVCGKGFTKSSNLLTHQRIHTGERPFICSVCGKGFTQSSNLLMHQRVHTGERPFICSVCGKGFTKSSDLRTHQRVHTGERLFTCSMCRKGFTQSSHLLTHQRVHTGERPFTCSECGKGFTNSSDLLRHQRVHTGERPFTCSECGKGFAQSSNLLTHQRVHTGERPFTCSKCEKVFTNSSYLLKHQRVHNGKRPFTCSVCGKGFIKSSELLLHQRVHTGERPFTCFECGKGFAHSSHLLTHHRVHTDERPFKCLDCENCYKSSAELMSHQHVHTDERPFRCSRCGTGFRRLSHLTVHQRVHTGERPFTCSVCGKNFAQSSTLLRHRQVHTGERPFKCPDCGNCYKRSGALMSHQRVHTDERPFRCSHCGTGFKRSGDLTVHQRIHTGERPFTCSMCGKGFSHSSTLLRHQRAHK